In Anaeromyxobacter diazotrophicus, the sequence AGTTGACGAGCTTCCAGAAGTCGCTGAAGGCGCGCTGCCCGCGGGTGGCCGTGCACATGACGTGCGGGTGGGTACCCATGAGGCAGTAGGAGAGGATCTGGATTCCGAACTTCTCTTTGTACTTCCGAATGAGTGCGAGGAACTTCTCGCAGGCCTCGTCGCAGTCGAGGACGAGACTGAACCCGTGGCTTCGCCACGTGCAGTGGTTGGTGGAGTTCTCCTCGACCAGGAGGCGGCGCGGGATCCGGGACACTGCGAGCCAGTGAGAGCAAGTGGCGCGCCAGCAGTCGTCGGTGTCCGGCGCCCGAGTGCCGGCACCCAAGCCCAACTCAGAACCGGGTGTCGAACCGGAGCCGGATGTCCGGCACCCAAGTCCGGAACCGGATGTCCGGCACCCAAGTCAAGTCCAAGTCCACAAGTCCAACTCCGCCCCCCGCCGCCTGCGGGCGGCGCCTGCTCGGGTTAAACTGACCACCTCCATGTCCGACCGCCTCGTGCGCGGACTCCTGCCGTCGCAGGGGTTGCGCGTCCTCTACGCCCGCGTCACCGACACCGCGCGCATCGCGCGGATGCTCCACGGCCTCTATCCGACCGCCGCCTACCTGTTCGGCGAGGGCCTGGCCGCTGGCCTGCTCGTCGCCTCGCTGGCGAAGGACCACACGCGGGTGAACCTGCAGCTCGAGTGCGACGGCCCGCTGCGCGGGTTGTTCGTCGACGCGGACACCGACGCCAACGTCCGCGGCTACGTGCGGGCGCCGCAGGTGAACTTCCCGGGAGATCCGGCCGCGGGCGCGCGCGCGGCGCTGGGAGGGTCCGGCTACCTCTCCGTCATGCGCGACCTGGGGGGCGGGCAGTTCTACCGCGGCCAGGTTGCGCTCGAGGCGCGCGAGCTGGGGCGCGACCTGGAGCGGTACTTCCTCGACTCCGAGCAGGTCGGCACGGCGCTCGACCTGGCGGTGGTGCCTCGCGCCGACGAGCCGCTGGGCGAGGTGGCGGGGTTGCTCGTGCAGCGCCTGCCGGACGGCGACGGCGCGGCGCTGGAGCGGATCCGCGAGCGCCTGCGGGCGGGCGCGCTCCGGGCGGCGCTCGCGCGGGCCGCGGCGGCGCAGGAGGCCATCGGCGAGGTGGTCGGGACGGGGTTCGACCTCCTCGCCGACCTGGAGGTCGCCTACCGGTGCGGCTGCAGCATGGAGCGGGCCCGGGTGGCCGTCTCGGCGCTCGGCAAGGATGGCCTGCTCGACGTGCTGGAGAAGGAGGGCGAGGCGGTCGTCACCTGCGAGTTCTGCCGGGAGCGCTACGTCGTCGGCCAGGCGGAGCTGCGCGACATGCTGGCGCGCCTGGAGCGCCAGGAGAAGGGCGACGGCACGTGACGAAACGCGAGGCCGCCGTGGTACAGATCCGGCGTCTCCAGGCCGCGTGGGGCGGCTCGAGCTGAGACGGAAGGACGCCATGCCGCCGCGCACCTCGAAGACCCCCGCCGCCAAGGCCGCTCGCCGCCCTCGCGCCACCGCCCGTGCCGCGGTGTCCTCTCCGCCGCGCCGGAAGCCCGCGCCGCGCCGTCCTCGCGCCGAGCAGCCGCTCGGGGTCGGGGTGGGCGACGCGTTCGCGGTGCAGCGCCTGCAGGTCCCCGCCTCCCAGTCGCGCGCCCGGCCGGACGAGCGGCTCCGCGAGATCGGCTGGGCCGAGTTCGGCGACATCGCGCGCGAGCTGGCGGAGCGGATGGAGCCGGAGTTCAAGCCCGACGTCGTGCTCGGGGTGGTGAACGGCGGCGTGTTCCTGGGCGGCGCCATCGCCAGCTACTTCCGCGCCGAGTTCCGCCCCATCCGCGTCCGCAAGTACGGCCGCCGCTCGGTGGCGCAGGCGGTCATGGCCCTGCGCGGGAAGAAGGTGCTGGTGGTGGACGACGTCACCGTGAGCGGCCAGACCCTGGGGGCGGGCCGCGTCACCGCCGAGAAGGCGGGCGCCCGCGACATCCGCACCGCGGCCATGGTGGTGCGCCCGGCCGGCCACCACGCCGACTTCTTCGCCCTGGAGACGGAGGAGCTCGTCGTCTTCGGCTGGGACTACCAGCTCCACGGCGGCAGCGGCGAGCCCGGCAGCGACCCGGGCGAGGTCGGGGTGTGATCTCCCGGTTCAGGCGCGAATGAAGCGGATCGTCCTCGGGACCGCGGGGCACATCGACCACGGCAAGACCGCGCTGGTGAAGGCGCTCACCGGCGTCGACACCGACCGGCTCCGGGAGGAGAAGCGCCGCGGGATCAC encodes:
- a CDS encoding Hsp33 family molecular chaperone HslO, with protein sequence MSDRLVRGLLPSQGLRVLYARVTDTARIARMLHGLYPTAAYLFGEGLAAGLLVASLAKDHTRVNLQLECDGPLRGLFVDADTDANVRGYVRAPQVNFPGDPAAGARAALGGSGYLSVMRDLGGGQFYRGQVALEARELGRDLERYFLDSEQVGTALDLAVVPRADEPLGEVAGLLVQRLPDGDGAALERIRERLRAGALRAALARAAAAQEAIGEVVGTGFDLLADLEVAYRCGCSMERARVAVSALGKDGLLDVLEKEGEAVVTCEFCRERYVVGQAELRDMLARLERQEKGDGT
- a CDS encoding phosphoribosyltransferase; amino-acid sequence: MPPRTSKTPAAKAARRPRATARAAVSSPPRRKPAPRRPRAEQPLGVGVGDAFAVQRLQVPASQSRARPDERLREIGWAEFGDIARELAERMEPEFKPDVVLGVVNGGVFLGGAIASYFRAEFRPIRVRKYGRRSVAQAVMALRGKKVLVVDDVTVSGQTLGAGRVTAEKAGARDIRTAAMVVRPAGHHADFFALETEELVVFGWDYQLHGGSGEPGSDPGEVGV